The sequence GAGCCGACCCGGGGCACTTGCAACTCAACCCCGGCCTCTTTGGCTGCCCTCACCAGGCCCTGGCATAACTCAGCCGCCCGGAGCTCAAGGCTGCGGTAAACCGCAGGTCTGAGGTTTTTGAGGGCCGCCAGGCCCGCAGCCACAGTCACCGGATTCCCGGACAAGGTCCCGGCCTGGTAGGCGGGTCCCAGCGGGGCCAAATGCTTCATGATTGCCCGCCGGCCGCCATAGGCCCCCACGGGCAAGCCCCCGCCGATAATCTTGCCCAAACAACTTAGATCCGGCCGGACTCCATAGAGCTCCTGGGCACCACCTGCCGAGACCCGAAAACCGGTCATCACCTCATCAAAAATCAAGACAATCCCCTCCGCGCTGCAGAGCTTGCGCAGGCCCTGGAGAAAACCGGGCTCCGGAGGGATCACCCCCATATTCCCGGCCACAGGTTCCACGATAAGGGCGGCAATTTGACCGGGGTATTTCTTGACGGCGCCAATGACCTCCTGGAGGTCGTTGTAGGGCGCCAGCACGGTCTGTTGGGCCACAAGGTCCGGAACCCCGGCACTCGAGGGCACACCCAAGGTGGTGGCGCCTGAACCTGCGGCAATCAGCAGCTGGTCCACGTGGCCGTGATAGCAACCTTCAAACTTGAGAATCAACGTGCGTCCCGTGTGGGCCCGGGCCAAACGCAGGGCGCTAAGCGCCGCTTCTGTTCCGGAATTGACCAAGCGCACCTGCTGCATGGAAGGCATGCGCTCCTGGATCAGTTCGGCGAATCGAACTTCATTGGCCGTCGGCGTTCCAAAACTCGTCCCCCGGGCTGCGGCCTCTTGGATGGCGCGCACGACAGGCCCGTAGGCGTGCCCCAAAATCAGAGGGCCCCAGGAACCGACAAAATCAATGTACTTGCGCCCGGACTCGTCCCACACAAAGGGCCCCTCCCCCCTGCGCATAAACACCGGGACTCCGCCCACAGCCCCGAAACCCCGCACCGGTGAATTGACTCCACCGGGAATGATCTTCTGGGCGCGATGCCACCAGTTCTGATTACGTTTCGAGGAAACCCGCTTCACTTCTTCCTCCGGATCAAAATTTCCCATTCTCTTTTACTGATTGAATTGACGCAAAGAACCTCTTGGCCTTCATATTCCATTCCCCTGGGCACATCCTCAGCCGCTGAAGGAAAATCAATAATGACCCGCAGGATCTGACCGATATCGATTTCTTCCAAGGCCAGCTTGGATTTCACAAAGTTATACGGACACACTGTCCCCCGCAAATTAATTTCCTTGTCAAAAGGAATTCTGTCTTTCATCGACTCCTAGCTCCTTGTTCAGAAACAAATCTTGAGAATCCATAACAATGCATAAGCAAGAATCAAAGCCAGCAACGGAATCACAATCCAAGTCACGGCGATGCGCACCACATGATCGTTCTGCGCGGTCTTACGAAATCCCGAGCGCGCACAGCTCAGCCCAATAATACAGGCTGTCACCACCTCTCCCAAAGACACGGGAATGCCAAAGCCCGAAGCAGTCAACACGATGGTAGCGCAGATCAACTGAATCATGATAGCGCGGGCCACACCGAGCTCCGTGATCCCCTTACCCACGGTTTCCATCACCCGGTCCCCGAAGAAAATCGCGCCCAGGCCCATCCCTGCAGCAGCCAACAAGGCCGCGGGCCCGGAAAGCAGGTAACCTGCCCCGACCAAAGGTCCCACGGAATTCGCCGCATTATTGGAGCCGGCTGAAAATGCCACATAGCAACCGGCCAGAGTCACAAGGCCCCCGAGCGTACCGCGAATCTTCTTCTCGTCACGCAACTCCGATACCAAGTGCAGAATCTTGAAGTACCACAAATAGCCCAAAACAAAGGACAACCCCAGAGCAAAAAGGGGGGTCAGAATCCACCAGGCAAGAATCACCAAGAACTTGGGGACATTGAGGGCACCGTAGAAAACTCCTGCAGCCACTTCAGCACAAACAATCGCGTGAGTCGTAGCTACGGGAACGCGCAGCCAATTAGCTGCAATTACGGCCGTGGTCGCCACCAGAAGGACAACAACGACGGCGGAGAGATGGTTGTGGAAGACTTCAGGGGAAATGAGCTTGCTGCCCAGGGTGTCAATGACTCGCCCGCCGGCCAACACCGCGCCCAGGACGGCAAAGACCGCAACCAGCCACAAAGAATTCTTGAGAGAGCGAACACCCGCGCCATAAGCAGCCCCCATGGAGGCGGCCGAGTTGTTGGCACCGATATTCATCGCCAAGACAAAAGAAACGGCGATCAAGAAGAGTGTCACGGGAAACTCCTTACAGCATCCGGACTATATCTCGTACCGGGGCTGGGAGTAAGCGTCGATCAATACCTTGGCCACCTCCGGCCGCGTGAATTCAGGCGGTGGTATTTCACCGTTTGAAAGCAACTCTCTCACCTTGGTACCGCTCAGCATGATACGGTCCTCCGGAGCAGGACTGGTTTTGAAGGAGGCCATTCCTCCCGTGCGCTTGCAAAAGAAGGTGTGATCAAACAGGAGAGGCCGGATTCCCAGTTCTTCGGGTTCGAATTCATCAAAGATATAGTGTGCGTCAAAGGAGCCGTAAAAGCTACCCACTCCGGCATGGTCTCTTCCCACAATGAAATGGCTGCAGCCGTAATTCTTGCGCACCAAGGCATGGAAGACTGCCTCACGCGGACCCGCATAGCGCATGGCTGCGTTCCAAATGGACAGCACAACGCGATCCTTGGGGTAGTAATTTTCAATGAGGACTTCATAGCAACGCATCCGCACATCTGCCGGAATGTCGTCCGACTTGGTTTCGCCTACCAGCGGATGAATCAAAAGACCGTCGCAGGACTCTAAGGCACATTTGGTGAGATACTCGTGGGCCCGGTGAATGGGATTGCGGGTTTGAAAACCCACCACCTGCTTCCAACCCCGGTCCGCAAAAAGCTGGCGAGTCTGGAAGGGAGCCAAACGATACTCGCCAAACTGGGCGTACTTGGGTAATTCCAGAACCTCCACAGGGCCGGCCAGCAAGGTGCCCGGCATTTCCAACACCTTAAGCACACCCGGGTGCTCCGCGCTGTCCGTGCCGTAAACCTGCATGGCCTCCTTCTGGCGATCCTGCGGAAAAATCTCCTCCACGGTCAGCACAGCCAACACACGCTCCTGCTGCGGATCACGCAGAGCCACCTGCTGGCCTACCTTAACGCGCGAGGCGATTTCTTTTTCTACAGAAAGAGTCACAGGCAAGGTCCACACGGTGCCGTCGGCCAAACGCTTGTTGTCGATGACAGAGTGATAGTCCTCCTTATTCATGAAACCCTTGATGGGGCTAAAAGCCCCGATCGCAATCTGCTCCAAATCACAGATCTCGCGCGGGCTCAAAGAGACCTGAAAAAGGCTGCTCGCTTTGTCAGCCAACTCTTGACGGAGCATACCCTCCACAAGACGATTCACCAATTCGCCGCCATGGGCTTCAATCTGACGCATAGTCTATCTCCTAGATTTGGTAAGTAAGCGACTCAACGGAGTCTTGAACAATTTCTTCAAAGCTGATCCCGTAGGCGGCCGTATGGACCTCTTCCTTCAGCCGGCCCAAGGCGCGCTCCACGGCAGCAGACCTGCCCGGGATTGTCCCCTTCTCAGCAGAACTCCTCAACTCGGTTTCACCCAGAAGCGGTCCTTCCACCGCAGTGAGCACTTCCCCCAAACTGATCTGGGCAGGGGTGCGCATCAGAGAATACCCGCCCGCAGCCCCGCGACGACTTTCCACCAGACCCGCCCTGCGAAGCTGGCCCAGGATTTGGACCAGATACTTGAGCGGAATATCCTGATTTTGGGAAAGCTCTGCAAGGCGTGTGATCCCGCGCGAGGGATACGCCGCAGCTAACTCATAAATGGCTTTACACGCATAACGGGCTTTGGCGGATAGCTTCAAAATTGCCTCCAGTGCAGTAAATTGCAGCAAAATACTCAAACTCTACAATGTTGATCAACAAAATTTTGATTACTCTAGCGCACATGAAGAACGCTGTCAAGCGATCGCGCCCAGTGCATGAGGGGGGGACGGTTCTCACGTAACTCAACTTATCACATGGGGTAACCGAGACCTGTCCCTGATGAATTGTTCAAAAATTCTCGATGAACTGCAAAAACTTGTCTCCGTACTCCCGCTCGCCGCGCTCGATCCAGTCTTCAGTCCCTCCCACAAGGTCCTTAAGACGCTCGCGCATATCCCCGCGCAAGCCGGCAAGCCTCTGGGCCAGCTCATGCCTGAGCAGCATCCGGCCCTTGATATAATCCTGGAGGGAAACCTGGCCCTCCACATAGCGGTCTTCCAACAGCTTGGCCGCCTCATACTCCTGGGATAACACAACCCGCACCCCGGTCAAGTATTGACCCAAAAGGTCATCCAGTTTCTCATCCCCGATCTTGTTCTCCCGGATCCGGGGTTTGATCTTGAGTGAATACATATCGATGATTTGTTCCAGAAGAGCAATGCTGCGTCCCCTCCACGCATCGTCCAGCTCTTCGGCGGTCTTGCCTTCGGCCTCCTGCTGCAGGGCCATATGGGCCATCATGGTCGCGAGCTTGATCTGCGCCCCGTCCAAACCAACGGCGGAATTGGCTGTGATATCGATTTGGCGCTGCACATAATCCATCTCATTGAGGGCGCCGTCCTGAATGGCCTGGTTCAGACGTTCCAGCTCTTCGGGGGAAGGTTCGACAATAAGCGCCCCTTCGAGCCTCTGTTCCAAGGCAGCTTCTTCCAGAGCCGCCTCCTCCATGCTCTGGGCTCGCGCTTTCAGGGGAGCAAAGAGAGAGCTTTCACGCGGAGACTTCCCCCCTGTGCCATCGTCCGGCACCCCGGCCTCCAAGACTCCGGAGGTCGGCCTCAAGTAGACCGAACGCTCCGCCTCCTCCCGGGCCTCCCCCGCTTGCTCGCTCCCAATGGCCCGAAGCTCTTTGCTGATAAGATTCGTGCGTTGTTCTTCGGAAGTTCCGAAACCGCTGAGTTGGGCGCGGGCGGGAGGTGTAAGAGTCAGCATCACAAAGGTGAGCGCCGTGAGCAACAATGTCCAATTCTTCAAACCCGAATGTACCGGTTGAGCGGGTGTCAGGCACCCGTCGTGCTGCGCAAAGTTTGCTTCTCCGCCATGAACCGTGGCGGATCGCAGTGACGGCCTCTGGTGCCTGATACCCATTTCAAAGCTTTTCGTGTGTTTCACGGCAATATCTCTGCAGGTATTGAAATCCCGGCTACCACAATCTTTCCACTGTGCTTAGGGCCCTCGCCCTTGAGCAAACCCGTTTTGGGACACGCAAAGGTCACTGTGCGCCGGGCCCGCACACACGGTCCCATCAACTTGCCCGTAGTCGCATCCAAACCTGAAGGCACATCCACGGCCAGGACCGGCTTGCGGGACGAATTCACTCTCTCGATGATCTCAAGATAGGGAGGCTTCAAGCGCCCGCTTATTCCCGTGCCTAGCAGCGCATCCACTACCAGGTCACACTGTTCCAGTCTCCGCTCCAAGGCATTGAAGTTTCCGCGCAGTCCAATGCGTTCCGCAGATAACCCCATGGCCTGCACAATGCGCCATTGCACACGGGCGTCTCCCCGGAATCTGCCCGGCGCCGCAGCCACGAGAATGTACACGCGCACACCGGCATTCGCAAGATGGCGGGCAGCTACCATCCCGTCTGCGCCGTTATTGCCTTTGCCGCAAACAATACAGACACACCGGCGCGGCATCGGCTTCAGGAGTTTCGCCGCTTCCTCAGCCACAGCACGCCCGGCATTCTCCATTAGGAGTAAACTGGGAATTTTGAATTCATGAACAGCCCGCTGATCCAATTCCTGCATCTTGCGGGCACTAACAGGAGAGTATTCTAGCCTGCGCATGCGTAGAGGCGGTAATCCGCTTTGGGAAAGAGATTGTCCCGGGACTCTACTTCGGTGAGGGCGTTTTCGTCGATGGCATTGTCGCGCACTTGACTGTAAAGACGATTGAATCGCCCGATATGCTGTTCAACACGTCCGTTGGCATAATCCGTATGCGTGCCGGTCTTGAGGATAAAGGCCCAGTCACTGGACTGCGCCAACAGGAGCTCCCGAACCATTTGGTTCAAAGCCCTCTCGCGTACGCCGCTGGCTTCGGGAAATTCTTGCGCCACTTCCACCATACGCTCTACAGCCTTATGCAGATGCCGGTAAATATAATCATTGGAACCCTCCAACCAAACCTCGTGATAGCCTTTATAGCCCCAACTCGACATGGAGGGCTGCATCACTTGGTTCTTAGGGTAACGTTCCAGGTATTCGCTGGGCGTGATCAACTGGACCTCTTTCTGGTCACAGGCCATCTTGCGGAATAGAAAGTCGATCCAATCCGGGCCTTCATACCACCAGTGCCCAAAGAGCTCGGCGTCATAAGGCGCCACGACAATGGGCGGCCGGTCCATGAGGCCGCGCAAATAGCTCATCTGCTGTTGGCGATTGTACATAAAGTTACCGGCATGTTCCGCGGCCCTGCTGATTGCAGCCACAGAATCATAGGGTTCCTTGTGCACCGTGGGACCCGTGATACGGTAGTACTTGATACCCAAGTTATGCCGGTCTCCAGCTCCGTTAAAGTAGGGGCTCACATACTCATAATCCAAGTCAAAGCCCACATCCCGGTAAAAATCCCGGTAATAGAAATCTCCGGGATAACCCTCACGCGCGCTCCACACGCTCTTGGAAGACTCGGTATCCCGGCCAAAAGCTGCGACTCCGGAACGCGTATAGTAAGGCGCATACACCCCGTACTTGGGCCGCGGCGATCCGAACATGATCCCGTGGGTGTCGGTAAAGAAGTAGCGAATACCAAACTCTTTCAGAACCTCTTCATCGCCGGGATTGTATCCGCACTCCGGCAACCAAATCCCGCGCGGCGCGCGTCCTAAAGCAGACTCATAGACCTGCACACCCGTACTGATTTGGGCGCGTACGGAAGCACGCTGGAGCATATTGGGCAAATACCCATGTGTGGCGGCGCAAGTGATGATCTCCAGCTTTCCTGAATCTTGCTGCCTGCGGAAGCCTTCAACCAAATCACAACCATATTGCTCCACATAGGTTTGACGGGCACGCTCAAAGCGATGCAAGTACATGTGCGCCAAGCGCTGGAAGGTGGGCTCAAAACGCGTGCGCTCGGTCTCCAATCGCGCCAGCTCAATCAAGCGTTCAATATGCCGCACATAACGCTGCTGCAACAAGTCGTCTTTGAGCATGGAGATCAAGGTGGGCGTCAACGACATGGTCAAACGGTAATCAATTCCGTCATGACACAAACGCTCCATCACCCAAAGCAACGGGATATAGGTCTCTGTAATGGCTTCGTAAAGCCAGTCCTCTTCGAGAAAATGCTCGTGTTCAGGATGGCGCACATAGGGCAGATGCGCATGCAAGACCAAGGATAAATAGCCGGTGGGTTCTGATCTCATCTCTTAGAAACGATCCTTCATTTGGTGATCGACCTGGCAGGTCACACCACGGGTTTCCACTCGGTCCGAGGACGTGGCCGTCACAGGCACACGATGTTCTCCTTCAGGCAAAGCAAAACGGAAGGTAAAGGTACCGTCACTGCGCAGCGGCACTCTTTCGCCGTTCACCAGGACCTCGGCATCCGGCTCCGTACCTCCATAGAGAATCCACTCTGCTTTGACCCAAAACGAAAACTGCCTTCGGCGATCGACCCTTATGCCTACCGGACGGCCGGAGGGCATCTCACTAAACAAAGACTCCGAACTCAAAATCTCCTGCAGTCTTTCACGAAGGAGCTGTTGCAGTTCCATCGAGGAATTGGCCCTGGGAAAACCGCCGGCAGCACCCAACAATCTCCAGTAGTCTTCCTCTAAACACATCCACTCCTCATCCACCTTATCCGAAGGCCCGAAGCTGGGTGTGGAGACCCGGTTGGAGCGCACGAGCGGATAAAACCCCCCGTTCACGCCCAAGAGTCCCAACTCAACCAAAAAAGAACGGCCCGGCTCGCCCACATCCACATACCAATTCTCAGCGGATTCATCCACGTGAAGATCAAAATAACGATTCGCATTGGAACCAGTGAAATTCACACCGGTCACGTCATAGATGCGCAAGACCGAAGACCGGGGAGGATCCCCCTGGCTAAGCATCTTGGAAACCAACTGTTCACGTTCTTCGGGACGAACCTCCCAATAGGTGTAAAGCCACCAAGGGTCTCTCACCATCAATACAATCCGATGATCCCCGTAGCGCGGGGGCAGGCTTTCCCAATCACTGAGATCAGTCCTCGGGGAACTGCCGATCGCCTCGGATGGAATCTGGCCCATCAAGTAGGCCGTAGAAATCAGCGGAGGTTCTTGAGAGCGCTGAGAAACCTCTCGAGGGGGCGTTACGGACTCAACCGATTGCTTGGGTTCGGGACGCTCGTTGACTGCGGGCCGGGGTTTGACTGCGGGTTTTGGCTTTGAAGAAGCCTTGGACTTTTTCACTACTCCCCCCTTTGTCGTCGTCTTCTTGGCAGAGACGCTACGACTGACCGTGCGGGTCGTGCTTGCCTTGGACTTGGCAGCCTGAGTCGATGTCTTGAGCGCAGGGGCAGTGCTCGTCTGAGGCTTGGAAGAATGCGAATTCTTGAGGAGCGCATCCACGAGCTGAGCCTTGGTCATCTTAGAACGGCCCACAACACCTGCCTGGGTCGCGATTGCCAACAAATCAACCCGAGTCTTTTGCTCCAGCCCTTTCTTGTCCATGGCCATGCTTAATCGCGAAGCACGCTGTTTCGCTCCGGTCACGGTTTTCTTCATAGTGGCACGCGCGGTTGTACGCTTTGCCAT comes from Candidatus Omnitrophota bacterium and encodes:
- a CDS encoding glutamate-1-semialdehyde 2,1-aminomutase translates to MGNFDPEEEVKRVSSKRNQNWWHRAQKIIPGGVNSPVRGFGAVGGVPVFMRRGEGPFVWDESGRKYIDFVGSWGPLILGHAYGPVVRAIQEAAARGTSFGTPTANEVRFAELIQERMPSMQQVRLVNSGTEAALSALRLARAHTGRTLILKFEGCYHGHVDQLLIAAGSGATTLGVPSSAGVPDLVAQQTVLAPYNDLQEVIGAVKKYPGQIAALIVEPVAGNMGVIPPEPGFLQGLRKLCSAEGIVLIFDEVMTGFRVSAGGAQELYGVRPDLSCLGKIIGGGLPVGAYGGRRAIMKHLAPLGPAYQAGTLSGNPVTVAAGLAALKNLRPAVYRSLELRAAELCQGLVRAAKEAGVELQVPRVGS
- a CDS encoding sulfurtransferase TusA family protein, which codes for MPFDKEINLRGTVCPYNFVKSKLALEEIDIGQILRVIIDFPSAAEDVPRGMEYEGQEVLCVNSISKREWEILIRRKK
- a CDS encoding anion permease, which codes for MTLFLIAVSFVLAMNIGANNSAASMGAAYGAGVRSLKNSLWLVAVFAVLGAVLAGGRVIDTLGSKLISPEVFHNHLSAVVVVLLVATTAVIAANWLRVPVATTHAIVCAEVAAGVFYGALNVPKFLVILAWWILTPLFALGLSFVLGYLWYFKILHLVSELRDEKKIRGTLGGLVTLAGCYVAFSAGSNNAANSVGPLVGAGYLLSGPAALLAAAGMGLGAIFFGDRVMETVGKGITELGVARAIMIQLICATIVLTASGFGIPVSLGEVVTACIIGLSCARSGFRKTAQNDHVVRIAVTWIVIPLLALILAYALLWILKICF
- the sat gene encoding sulfate adenylyltransferase; protein product: MRQIEAHGGELVNRLVEGMLRQELADKASSLFQVSLSPREICDLEQIAIGAFSPIKGFMNKEDYHSVIDNKRLADGTVWTLPVTLSVEKEIASRVKVGQQVALRDPQQERVLAVLTVEEIFPQDRQKEAMQVYGTDSAEHPGVLKVLEMPGTLLAGPVEVLELPKYAQFGEYRLAPFQTRQLFADRGWKQVVGFQTRNPIHRAHEYLTKCALESCDGLLIHPLVGETKSDDIPADVRMRCYEVLIENYYPKDRVVLSIWNAAMRYAGPREAVFHALVRKNYGCSHFIVGRDHAGVGSFYGSFDAHYIFDEFEPEELGIRPLLFDHTFFCKRTGGMASFKTSPAPEDRIMLSGTKVRELLSNGEIPPPEFTRPEVAKVLIDAYSQPRYEI
- a CDS encoding Rrf2 family transcriptional regulator; translated protein: MKLSAKARYACKAIYELAAAYPSRGITRLAELSQNQDIPLKYLVQILGQLRRAGLVESRRGAAGGYSLMRTPAQISLGEVLTAVEGPLLGETELRSSAEKGTIPGRSAAVERALGRLKEEVHTAAYGISFEEIVQDSVESLTYQI
- a CDS encoding NAD(P)H-hydrate epimerase translates to MQELDQRAVHEFKIPSLLLMENAGRAVAEEAAKLLKPMPRRCVCIVCGKGNNGADGMVAARHLANAGVRVYILVAAAPGRFRGDARVQWRIVQAMGLSAERIGLRGNFNALERRLEQCDLVVDALLGTGISGRLKPPYLEIIERVNSSRKPVLAVDVPSGLDATTGKLMGPCVRARRTVTFACPKTGLLKGEGPKHSGKIVVAGISIPAEILP
- a CDS encoding DUF1957 domain-containing protein, whose amino-acid sequence is MRSEPTGYLSLVLHAHLPYVRHPEHEHFLEEDWLYEAITETYIPLLWVMERLCHDGIDYRLTMSLTPTLISMLKDDLLQQRYVRHIERLIELARLETERTRFEPTFQRLAHMYLHRFERARQTYVEQYGCDLVEGFRRQQDSGKLEIITCAATHGYLPNMLQRASVRAQISTGVQVYESALGRAPRGIWLPECGYNPGDEEVLKEFGIRYFFTDTHGIMFGSPRPKYGVYAPYYTRSGVAAFGRDTESSKSVWSAREGYPGDFYYRDFYRDVGFDLDYEYVSPYFNGAGDRHNLGIKYYRITGPTVHKEPYDSVAAISRAAEHAGNFMYNRQQQMSYLRGLMDRPPIVVAPYDAELFGHWWYEGPDWIDFLFRKMACDQKEVQLITPSEYLERYPKNQVMQPSMSSWGYKGYHEVWLEGSNDYIYRHLHKAVERMVEVAQEFPEASGVRERALNQMVRELLLAQSSDWAFILKTGTHTDYANGRVEQHIGRFNRLYSQVRDNAIDENALTEVESRDNLFPKADYRLYACAG
- a CDS encoding DUF4912 domain-containing protein — encoded protein: MAKRTTARATMKKTVTGAKQRASRLSMAMDKKGLEQKTRVDLLAIATQAGVVGRSKMTKAQLVDALLKNSHSSKPQTSTAPALKTSTQAAKSKASTTRTVSRSVSAKKTTTKGGVVKKSKASSKPKPAVKPRPAVNERPEPKQSVESVTPPREVSQRSQEPPLISTAYLMGQIPSEAIGSSPRTDLSDWESLPPRYGDHRIVLMVRDPWWLYTYWEVRPEEREQLVSKMLSQGDPPRSSVLRIYDVTGVNFTGSNANRYFDLHVDESAENWYVDVGEPGRSFLVELGLLGVNGGFYPLVRSNRVSTPSFGPSDKVDEEWMCLEEDYWRLLGAAGGFPRANSSMELQQLLRERLQEILSSESLFSEMPSGRPVGIRVDRRRQFSFWVKAEWILYGGTEPDAEVLVNGERVPLRSDGTFTFRFALPEGEHRVPVTATSSDRVETRGVTCQVDHQMKDRF